The DNA window CCCAGTGGCCCTGTCCCCCAGTGGCCCTGACCTCCAGTGCCCCTGTCCCCCAGTGGCCCTGTCCCCCAGTGGCCCTAACCTCCAGTGACCCTGTCCCCCAGTGGCCCTGTCCCCCAGTGGCCCCATGTCCCCAGTGGCCCTGTTCCTCCAGTGGCCCTGTCCCCCAGTTGCCCTGGTCCTGTCCCAGTGGGCCCTGTCCCCCAGTGGCCCTGTCCCCCCAGTGGCCCCTCCCTCCCGTTGGCCCTGTCCGCCCAGTGGCCCTGTTCTCCAGTGGCCCTGTCCCCAGTCTGGCCCTGTCCCCCAGTGGCCCTGACCTCCAGATGGCCCTGTCCCCCAGTGCCCTGTCCCCCAGTGGCCCCTGACTCCAGTGGCCCTGTCCCCCAGTGGCCCTAACCTCCAGTGACCCTGTCCCCAGTGCCCTGTCCCCAGTGGCCCTAACCTCCAGTGCCTGTCCCCCAGTGGCCCTGTCCTCCAGGTGGCGCCTGTCCCCAGTGCCCTGTCCTCCAGTGGCCCTGTCCCCAGTGGCCCTGTCCCCAGTGGCCCTGTCCCCCAGTGGCCCTGTCCCCCAGTGGCCCTGTCCCCCAGTGGCCCTGTCCCCCAGTGGCCCTGTCCTCCAGGCCCTGCCCCAGTGGCCCTGTCCTCCAGTGGCCCTGTCCCAGTGGCCCTGTCCCCCAGTGGCCCTGTCCCCAGTGGCCCTGACCTCCAGATGGCCCTGTCCTCAAGATGGCCCTGTCCCCAGTGGGCCCTGTCCTCCGGATGGCCCTGACCTCCGGATGGCCCTGTCCTCCAGTGGCCCTGTCCCCCAGTGGCCCTGTCCCCCAGTGGCCCTGACCTCCAGATGGCCCTGTCCCCCAGTGGCCCTGTCCCCCAGTGGCCCTGTCCCCCAGTGGCCCTGTCCCCCGGATGGCCCTGTCCCCCCGGATGGCCCTGTCCCCCAGTGGCCTGTCTCAAGATGGCCCTGTCCTCCAGTGGCCCTGTCCTCAAGATGGCCCTGTCCTCCGGATGGCCCGCATTGATTCCTGTTAGTTATTCTCACTCTAGATACCATATTAACATAGCATAAGTCATGCACAATGTGTTGAATTACAGAAATGAGCTTCAGGTTAAAGTAGTACATAGATAATAAGCTGCACTATGGGAGGCATCCAGTGACTTGTTAAGTCAAAGGTCACGGCTACTATTTTCTGCTGTTCATTTTTTTGTCTTTAGGGTaggcagtttgtgtgtgtgtgtgttgtgtgtgtgtgtgtgttgtgtgtgtgtgtgtgtgtgtgttgtgtgtgtgtgtgtgtgtgtgtgtgtgtgtgtgtgtgtgtgtgtgtggtgtgtgtgtgtgtgtgtggtgtgctgttatAAACACGGGGTCGGTCTAATACGTCAACATCGATGCTCTCAGCCAGTTATTACGGGACGACGGACGTCGACAAATATCTGTGGCGTCTTATCTCCGTGTTGCTGTGAGGTCTTTCTTGTGACTGTTAGGTGAGTTAACCCCACTGAGCGAGGCagcaacagagatgttagcggTTAGCGTAGCGTTAACTGTGTGGCAGCAACAGATATGTTAGCAGTTAGCGTAGCGTTAACTGTGTGGCAGCAACAGATATGTTAGCGGTTAGCGTAGCGTTAACTGTGTGGAACGACAGAGATGTTAGCGGTTAGCATAGCGTAACTGTGTGggacaacagagatgttagcggTTAGCATAGCGTTAACTGTGTGGGACAACAGATATGTTAGCGGTTAGCATAGCGTTAACTGTGTGggacaacagagatgttagcggTTAGCATACGCGTTAACTGTGTGggacaacagagatgttagcggTTAGCATAGCGTTAACTGTGTGGGAACAACAGGGATGTTAGTGGTTAGCATAGTGTTAACTGTGTGGgccaacagagatgttagcggTTAGCATAGCATTCACTTTGTGGGCCAACAAGGATGTTAGCGGTTAGCGCTGCCAGAGAGAGCGATAGCCCCAGGCTGCAGCTGACCTTAAGGTCAATCAGGCAGCAGGTTGTGAGTTTTGACAGGGGTAGCCAACTGAAGAGAGGAGCATGGCCCCGGGGTCTCCATGTGTCCCGTCAGTGTGTGTTAGTCTAATAAACTGCGTAGTATCAGCCCCCCTGTCTCTTATTAACAGGGCCagccaatgacacgttgtgtttgAGCTGGAAAGCTGTGACTGTCATCGGAACCTGCCTCTTTACATCACAGAGTGGGTCCTTCCAGCAACAAGCGCTGTCATCACACATTATCCCCCCTGCATCGCatctaatgcacacacacacacactgcacacactgtacacacactgcacacacacacacacacacacacacacacacacacacacacacacacacacacacacacaggagaagagTGACAATTGGCCATCTCTGGGTCTTATGACAGACATTAGCCAGGGCCGTTTTAAACTGAATATGACCTCTGTgagcaggatgtgtgtgtgaaggagtgAGGGGGTTCAGAGGTCAGGCATGAATGTGAGGGAAGGCACACAATGTACATTTACTGTaagcacatctctctctctctctctctctctctgtctctctctccatctctccatctcccatctctctctctccatctctctctctccatctcccattactctccatctctctctccatctctctccctctctcctccatctctctctccccatctcttctctctccatctctctctccatctccatctctccatctctctcccatctctctctctccatctctctctctcccattctctctctctccatctccatctctctctccccatctctctctctccatctctctctctctccatctccatctactctttccatctctctctccatcccagctCTCCAatctatcctccatctctctccatctccatctctccatctctctctccatctatctctccatctatctccatctctctctccatctccatctctctccatctctctctccatctctctctatctctctctccatctccatccagctctctatccatctctctctccatctctctctcaattaaattcaagggtctttattggcatgggaaacatatgttaacattgtgaaaacaagtgaagtagataataaacaaaagtgaaataaacaataaaaatgaacagtaaacattacactcacagaagttccaaaggaataaagacatttcaaatgtcatattatgtctatatacagtgttgtaccgatgtgcaaatagttaaagtacaaaagggaaaataaataagcataaatatgagttgtatttacaatggtgtttgttcttcactgtcacatcttgctgctgtgatatgtcacccaatagatatgggagtttatcaaaaattggatttgttttcaaattctttgtggatctgtgtaatctgagggaaatatgtgtctctgatatggtcatacattCGTCAGGAGGTTAGAAAgtccagctcagtttccacctcattttgtgggtggtgttgcacatagcctgtcttctcttgagagcaaggtctgcctacagcggcctttctcaaaagCAATGctcactgtacatagtcaaggattttcacagtggtcaggtattctgccactgtgtactctctgtttagggccaaatatcattctagtttgctctgtttttggttgattctttccagtgtgtcaaatagttatctttttgttttctcatgatttggttgggtctagttgtgttgctgtcctggggctctgtggagtctgtttgtgtttgtgaacagagtcccagaaccagcttgcttaggggactcttctccaggttcatctctctgtaggtgatggctttgttatggaatgtGTGgacatcacttccttttaggtggttgtagaattgaacagctcttttctgtattttgatcattagcaggtatcgtcctaattctactctgcattgtttggggttttacgtTGCACACAATGTATTTTTCTGCAGTATTCCGCAtgcggagtctcaatttggtttttgtcccattttgtgaattcttgggttggtgagcggaccccagacctcacaaccatagagggcaatgtgttctatatctgattcaagtatttttagccagatcctaattgggacaCGGAGTCTTATATTCCTtgtgatggcatagaatgcccttcttgccttgtgtcTTTAGACCGATCGATCACAGCcgtgtggaagttacctgtagtGTTGATGCAGGTATAATTCTTTGTGTAacctagggcaacggtgtctaggtAGAATGTGTATTTGTTGTCTTGGCTACTGGACCTTAGTTGGAACACCGTTCTTTGTTTTGTGTTACTGAGATTCTCTGTCAGGGCCCCGagttctgacagaatctgtgcagaggaTCTGCTCCTGTTAGTCCCtctttggttggggacagaaacattgttttaagaaggtcacaTCAAGGATCATTTTgcgatttatttttttaaattttaagaccccttgaagtatcaaaaaaatatattaaaaaaattattttcatgaaacattttatttggccttactgcttttagccaatagaaacacattgaataacagatagtccttactgctattagccaatagaaacacattgaataacagtccttactgctattagccaatagaaacacatcgaataacagatagtccttactgctattagccaatagaaacacattgaataacaagtctcttactgctattagccaataaaaacacattgaataacatatccTTACTGCTTATTAGCAAAAGAACAGCAtcgaataacagatagtcctttactgctattagccaatagaaacacattgaataagcAGCCATTAGtccattgaataacagatagtccttatgctagccaatagaaacacattgaataacagatagtccttatgCTATTAGCCcagatagaaacacattgaagtaTCAGATCGCTCTTAACTGcgtattagccaatagaaacacattgaaataACAGattgtccttactgctattagccaatagaaacacattgaataacagatagtccttactgctattagccaatgaaacacattgaataacgatagtccttactgctattagccaatagaaacacattgaataacagtcctttactgctattagccaatagaaacacattgaataacaagtccttactgctattagccaatagaaacccattgaataacagatagccttactgctattagccaatagaaaccaCCTTGAATAACAGATTAGTCCTTACTGCGAGCCATAGATAACAAGCCCATAGAAacaacattgaataacagatagtccttactgctattacgCAATAGACAACATtaaacagatagtccttactgctattaagccaatagaaacacattgaataacagatagttccttactgctattaagccaatagaaacacattgaataacagtccttactgctattgccaatagaaacacattgaataacagacagtccttactgctattagccaatagaaaacacattgaataacagatagtccttactgctattagccaatagaaacacattgaatacagataccttactgctattagccaatagaaacacattgaataacagacagtccttactgctattagccatagaaaacactgaataacagatagtccttactgctattagccaatagaaaacacattgaataaagtccttactgctattagccaatagaaacacattgaataacagatagtccttactgctattagccaatagaaacacattgaataacagatccttactgctattagccaatagaaacacattgaataacagatagtccttactgctattagcaatagaaacacattgaataacagatagtccttactgctattagcaatagaacacattgaataacagatagtccttactgctattagccaataagAAACAcatgaataacagatagtccttactgctattagccaatagaaacacattgaataacagatagtcttactgctattagccaatagaaaccattgaataacagtccttactgctattagccaatagaaacacattgaataacagatccTTACTGCTATAGCCAATAGAAAACATTGAATAAAgaacagtccttactgctattagccatgaaacacattgaataacagatagtccttactgctattagccaatagaaacacattgaataacagagtccttactgctattagccaatagaaacacttgAATAACAGTgcctactgctattagccaataagaaacacattgaataacagttcCTTACTGctatagccaatagaaacacattgaataacagatagtccttactgcctattagccaatagaaacacattgaataacagatagtccttactgctattagccaatagaaaacaTTGAATAACAgctagtccttactgctattagccaatagaaacacattgaataacagatccttcctgctattagccaatagaaacacattgaataacagatatccttactgctattagccaatagaaaacattgaataacatagtccttactgctattagccaatagaaaacacattgaataacagatagtccttactgctattagccaatagaaacacattgaataacaaatagtccttactgctattagccaatagaaacacattgaataacagatagtccttactgctattagccaatagaaacacattgaataacagatccttactgctattagccaatagaaaccattgaataacagtccttactgctattagccaatagaaacacatgaaaacagatagtccttactgctattagccaatagaaacacattgaataacagaagtccttactgctattagccaatagaaacacatctgaataacagacagtccttactgctattagccaatagaaaacacatttgaataacagtccttactgctattagccatagaaacacattgaataacagatagtccttactgctattagccaatagaaacacattgaataacagacagtccttactgctattagccaatagaaacacatatgataacagacagtccttactgctattagccaatagaaacacatgaatatacagatagtccttactgctattagccaatagaaacacattgaataacagatagtccttactgctattagccatagaaacacattgaataacagatcagtccttactgctattagcaatagaaacacattgaataacagatagtccttactgctattagccaatagaaacacattgaataacagttccttactgctattagccaatagaacacattgaaataacagatagtccttactgctattagccaatagaaacacattgaataacagatagtcctactgctattagccaatagaaacacattgaataacagatagtccttactgctattagccaatagaacacattgaataacagaagtccttactgctattagccaatagaaaccaTTGAATTAACAGactagtccttactgctattagccaatagaaacattgaataacagtccttactgctattagccaatagaaaacacattgaataacagtccttactgctattagccaatagaaacacattgaataacagtccttactgctattagccaatagaaaacacattgaataacagaagtccttactgctattagccaataga is part of the Salvelinus sp. IW2-2015 unplaced genomic scaffold, ASM291031v2 Un_scaffold2205, whole genome shotgun sequence genome and encodes:
- the LOC139025063 gene encoding basic proline-rich protein-like; this translates as MTGHAGHIPSDCPPVPLSPSGPVPQWPCPPVALTSSAPVPQWPCPPVALTSSDPVPQWPCPPVAPCPQWPCSSSGPVPQLPWSCPSGPCPPVALSPQWPLPPVGPVRPVALFSSGPVPSLALSPSGPDLQMALSPMALTSSDPVPSALSPVALTSSACPPVALSSRWRLSPVPCPPVALSPVALSPVALSPSGPVPQWPCPPVALSPSGPVLQALPQWPCPPVALSQWPCPPVALSPVALTSRWPCPQDGPVPSGPCPPDGPDLRMALSSSGPVPQWPCPPVALTSRWPCPPVALSPSGPVPQWPCPPDGPVPPDGPVPQWPVSRWPCPPVALSSRWPCPPDGPH